A single window of Streptococcus cristatus ATCC 51100 DNA harbors:
- the dapB gene encoding 4-hydroxy-tetrahydrodipicolinate reductase, protein MSIKVIIAGFKGKMGQAAYKMVTEDPELALAGLLDPFTEEKEVAGVPVFNTKEELAGLQADVWIDFTTPKVAYENTRFALENGFAPVVGTTGFTPEQIEDLTQLSRQKRLGGLIAPNFALGAVLLMQFAAQAAKYFPDVEIIELHHDNKKDAPSGTAIKTAELISQVRTSKQQGAADEEESLAGARGAAFDGMRIHSVRLPGLVAHQEVIFGSQGEGLTLRHDSYDRVSFMTGVNLGIKEVVKRSELVYGLEHLL, encoded by the coding sequence ATGAGTATAAAAGTCATTATTGCTGGTTTCAAGGGAAAGATGGGACAAGCAGCCTATAAGATGGTAACAGAAGATCCTGAGTTGGCATTGGCCGGTCTGCTAGATCCTTTCACAGAGGAAAAGGAAGTAGCGGGAGTTCCAGTTTTCAATACCAAAGAAGAACTTGCTGGTCTTCAGGCAGATGTCTGGATTGACTTTACGACTCCCAAAGTGGCTTATGAAAATACTCGCTTCGCTCTTGAGAATGGATTTGCTCCGGTGGTCGGAACGACTGGTTTCACGCCTGAGCAGATTGAAGACTTGACCCAATTATCTCGTCAAAAGCGTCTGGGCGGTTTGATTGCGCCGAATTTTGCTCTGGGAGCTGTTTTGCTTATGCAGTTTGCAGCCCAAGCAGCCAAGTATTTCCCAGACGTGGAGATTATCGAACTGCATCATGACAATAAAAAAGATGCACCGAGTGGTACGGCTATCAAAACAGCTGAATTAATCAGTCAAGTTCGGACGAGCAAGCAGCAGGGAGCGGCTGATGAAGAAGAATCGTTGGCTGGCGCCCGTGGAGCTGCCTTTGACGGCATGCGGATTCACTCAGTGCGTTTGCCGGGCTTAGTGGCCCATCAGGAAGTTATCTTTGGTAGTCAAGGAGAAGGGCTGACTTTGCGGCATGACTCCTATGACCGGGTTTCCTTTATGACTGGGGTAAATCTGGGTATCAAAGAGGTAGTGAAGCGCTCTGAATTGGTCTATGGATTGGAACATTTACTATGA
- a CDS encoding DegV family protein — translation MKLAVITDSSAFLPDSLRGNDHLFVLDIPVVIAGETYVEGKNLTASEFYEKMAAADDLPKTSQPSVAELEETLTRLASEDYTHVLGLFLSSGISGFYQNIQYLKDEFADLKIAFPDSKITSAPLGLMVENALTWAAEGQDFEEILLKIQRQIDGTSAFIMVDDLNHLVKGGRLSNGAAILGNLLSIKPILYFNDAGVIEVFEKIRTEKKAIKRLIEVVEEKTASASYQIIVIHGNAEEKAESLRQQLIAAGIADDIPLATFGSVIGTHLGEGSVALAYIPLV, via the coding sequence ATGAAATTAGCGGTTATAACGGATTCGTCCGCTTTTTTACCTGATAGCCTTCGTGGAAATGACCATCTTTTTGTGCTCGATATTCCAGTAGTGATTGCTGGAGAGACTTATGTGGAAGGAAAAAATCTGACAGCCAGTGAGTTTTATGAGAAAATGGCTGCTGCAGATGATTTGCCAAAGACAAGTCAGCCTAGTGTGGCAGAGTTGGAGGAGACGTTGACGCGCCTTGCCAGCGAGGATTACACGCATGTGCTGGGGCTCTTTTTATCCAGTGGGATTTCAGGATTTTATCAAAATATCCAGTATCTCAAGGACGAGTTTGCTGACTTGAAAATCGCCTTTCCTGATTCAAAAATCACCAGTGCTCCGCTGGGGCTCATGGTTGAAAATGCTTTAACTTGGGCTGCGGAAGGACAGGATTTTGAAGAGATTTTGCTCAAGATTCAGAGACAAATCGATGGAACCAGTGCCTTTATCATGGTTGACGATCTCAATCATCTGGTTAAGGGCGGTCGCTTGTCCAATGGCGCAGCTATTTTGGGAAATCTCCTAAGTATCAAGCCGATTCTGTATTTTAACGATGCAGGGGTCATCGAAGTCTTTGAAAAGATTCGGACGGAAAAGAAAGCGATTAAGAGATTGATTGAAGTAGTCGAGGAAAAAACTGCCTCCGCTTCTTATCAGATCATAGTGATTCATGGGAATGCTGAAGAGAAGGCGGAAAGCTTACGCCAGCAGCTGATAGCGGCTGGCATAGCGGATGATATTCCTCTGGCTACCTTTGGTAGTGTAATTGGAACTCACTTGGGCGAGGGTAGTGTCGCTTTGGCCTACATTCCGCTGGTCTAG
- a CDS encoding DUF1149 family protein codes for MELQREQEFVSQYHFDARNFEWEKENGTPETKVDVNFQLIERNEEKNSTSMIVILTFMIVFDRFVISGTITQTNHIQGRLVQEPSEFEHEEVEELARPCLTMLNRLTYEVTEIALDLPGINLEF; via the coding sequence ATGGAATTACAACGTGAACAAGAATTTGTCAGCCAGTATCATTTTGATGCACGCAATTTTGAATGGGAAAAAGAGAATGGAACACCTGAAACAAAAGTTGACGTGAATTTTCAGCTGATTGAAAGAAATGAAGAAAAGAATTCAACATCCATGATTGTGATTTTGACTTTCATGATTGTGTTTGATCGTTTTGTAATTAGTGGAACGATCACGCAGACAAATCATATTCAAGGACGTTTGGTGCAGGAACCTAGTGAGTTTGAGCATGAAGAAGTGGAAGAATTGGCGCGTCCTTGTTTGACTATGCTCAATCGCTTGACTTATGAAGTGACTGAGATTGCGCTAGATTTGCCAGGTATTAATTTGGAGTTCTAA